A part of Corynebacterium lactis RW2-5 genomic DNA contains:
- a CDS encoding ABC transporter ATP-binding protein — protein sequence MSDKALVAEHISKSFGATDGSAKDVLMDVSLRVEPGQIVGLRGPSGVGKSTLGRILAGLEVPDAGRCLCDGVQIEAVRSRAGQRVRGRIGMVFQSPRRSCDPRMTLGRTIRSALRQGEREDIAGLIQKVGLTPDLLDRFPSQVSDGQLQRAAVARTLAARPRYLVCDEMTAMLDAANSAAIVEVIRGFAANGGGVLMISHEHRLLDAVCDRVVQLDGDMRANVIQF from the coding sequence AGTGACAAGGCACTGGTTGCGGAACATATCTCAAAGTCCTTCGGAGCCACGGATGGTTCGGCAAAAGATGTTTTGATGGATGTGTCGCTTCGAGTTGAACCGGGGCAGATTGTCGGGTTGCGCGGCCCCTCGGGAGTCGGCAAGTCCACGCTTGGGCGCATCCTCGCAGGGCTAGAGGTGCCAGATGCCGGCCGTTGCCTCTGCGACGGAGTTCAGATCGAAGCGGTACGCAGCCGCGCTGGTCAGCGCGTTCGAGGTCGGATTGGGATGGTGTTTCAATCTCCCCGCAGATCGTGTGATCCGCGGATGACCCTGGGGCGTACGATTCGCTCGGCCTTGCGGCAGGGCGAGCGCGAAGACATCGCCGGGCTTATTCAGAAGGTTGGCCTGACACCGGATCTGTTGGACCGATTCCCCAGCCAGGTCTCCGATGGGCAGCTCCAACGCGCTGCCGTTGCCCGCACCCTGGCGGCACGCCCGCGCTATCTCGTCTGTGATGAGATGACCGCGATGCTTGACGCTGCCAACTCCGCAGCAATCGTCGAGGTCATCCGTGGCTTCGCCGCCAATGGCGGTGGCGTACTCATGATTAGCCATGAACACAGGCTTCTCGACGCCGTGTGCGACCGCGTCGTACAGCTAGACGGCGATATGAGAGCTAACGTCATTCAGTTTTAA
- a CDS encoding MATE family efflux transporter, producing MTYRDVYSLALPIAGVQLAGVALTTTDVLMLQTLGVIAIAGGGLAMQFYNQVRTMCVGMVTAGGNLVAEAASEWEKTGDDAAAERIRQAVRSCMLVGTVTATIGGLIVVSLGVLALVLPIHESVAHLAFAMTVALAPGLLPMMWLNVLRQFAVGMRRPGSLLVVTLVSIAVNAALNAAFLWLASVNGWGAVWGLAGIGFSTTCVQVFTLLSFAGLVRKDRQLRRFFAVIPRPGDAVCVSRIVRLGVPVSLTYGSEAAITTIAGVAMGLVSPAMLAAHTVVNQIAYIVYQVCIGFSHGGSILVSRARSAGAEAVKRVARRVLVSVVTYLGAIGLVWLLWGKYVVGLFLADTNPDVVHIATVLLCLAVLQQLAKGGQNVLVGLLRGLRDTKSGLTATLWGYWVVGVPALLFFGLGLRWEGYGVWTGLILGFSTTAGLLYLSFRRHLQRVNSA from the coding sequence GTGACCTACCGTGATGTTTATTCGCTTGCATTGCCAATCGCGGGCGTACAGCTGGCTGGGGTCGCGTTGACAACCACCGATGTGTTGATGCTGCAGACCCTTGGCGTGATAGCAATTGCCGGCGGAGGACTTGCGATGCAGTTCTACAACCAGGTCCGCACCATGTGTGTGGGGATGGTCACTGCCGGCGGCAACCTAGTAGCCGAGGCAGCATCGGAGTGGGAAAAGACCGGTGACGACGCTGCAGCAGAGCGGATTCGTCAAGCCGTGCGCAGCTGCATGTTGGTTGGCACTGTGACCGCCACAATCGGTGGTCTCATTGTGGTCTCCCTGGGCGTACTAGCGCTGGTGTTGCCAATCCACGAGTCCGTCGCCCATCTCGCCTTTGCAATGACGGTTGCCCTCGCGCCGGGGCTGCTGCCGATGATGTGGTTAAACGTCTTGCGCCAGTTCGCGGTCGGCATGCGCCGTCCTGGATCCCTGCTGGTTGTTACTCTCGTATCAATTGCCGTCAACGCTGCGCTCAATGCCGCATTCCTGTGGCTGGCCAGCGTAAACGGTTGGGGAGCAGTCTGGGGGCTGGCGGGCATCGGCTTTTCCACGACATGTGTCCAGGTCTTCACGCTCCTGTCCTTCGCCGGGCTGGTCCGAAAGGACCGGCAGCTGCGACGATTTTTCGCTGTTATTCCGAGACCGGGCGACGCGGTATGTGTGAGTCGCATTGTCCGGCTTGGGGTCCCAGTGTCGCTGACCTACGGCTCAGAAGCCGCAATTACCACCATTGCAGGAGTCGCCATGGGATTGGTCAGTCCGGCCATGTTAGCGGCGCACACTGTCGTCAATCAGATTGCCTACATCGTCTACCAGGTCTGCATCGGATTTTCGCACGGTGGGTCGATTTTGGTCAGCCGCGCTCGCAGCGCTGGGGCTGAGGCCGTGAAACGGGTTGCGCGGCGCGTCCTCGTTTCCGTGGTCACCTACCTCGGCGCTATCGGATTGGTGTGGCTGCTGTGGGGCAAGTACGTCGTCGGGCTTTTCCTCGCAGATACAAATCCGGACGTTGTTCACATCGCCACGGTTCTGCTCTGCCTTGCAGTGCTTCAGCAACTCGCCAAGGGAGGCCAGAACGTACTCGTGGGACTCCTGCGTGGGCTGCGCGACACCAAGTCCGGCCTCACCGCGACGCTATGGGGCTACTGGGTGGTGGGCGTTCCGGCACTGCTATTTTTTGGTCTTGGCCTGCGTTGGGAAGGCTATGGCGTTTGGACTGGCCTTATCTTGGGATTCTCCACTACGGCAGGCCTGCTCTATCTCTCTTTCCGACGTCACCTCCAACGCGTAAATTCCGCGTGA
- a CDS encoding ABC transporter substrate-binding protein: protein MIFAALLAVSLVLLAACSGGNEGASAGGEKRTVVDALGREVNVPKNVERILMGGQKMLYTTALLNPENPTEKIAAWPEDLKENDKATYDRYAEKFPQIKDIPTTGEVYNNTMSLEQALESRPDVFVVNAGVFDAAKDAGIVDGLEKAGVPTVTVDYFIDPVKNTVPSIRMMGQLLGREKQAEDFITYYEQKVHSVTDLLAEKKPTPTPTFLWRAPGYFDCCSTFAKSNLAQIVNFAGGKNLGDDMIDAKQGQVSPEALAGKNPEVIIATGADWDQGKTPVKEGAYVPLGYSESKPEAQKALGEVVGKQPAVREVKAVKNKRTFVAWHHFYDSPYNFLAVEMFAKAMHPSLFSDIDVDREVRDLHDKFLPVEATGTFWAGLE, encoded by the coding sequence ATGATTTTCGCGGCACTCCTAGCCGTATCACTGGTCCTTTTAGCGGCCTGTTCCGGTGGGAATGAAGGCGCTTCCGCTGGCGGCGAAAAACGCACCGTCGTCGATGCGCTTGGCCGAGAGGTTAACGTCCCGAAGAATGTTGAGCGGATCTTGATGGGTGGGCAAAAAATGCTCTACACCACGGCACTTCTCAATCCGGAAAATCCCACTGAGAAGATTGCCGCGTGGCCGGAGGATCTTAAGGAAAACGACAAAGCCACCTACGACCGGTATGCCGAGAAGTTTCCGCAGATTAAGGACATCCCGACCACGGGGGAAGTCTACAACAACACAATGTCTCTCGAGCAGGCGCTTGAGTCGCGTCCCGATGTCTTCGTCGTCAATGCTGGCGTTTTCGACGCAGCTAAAGACGCCGGCATTGTCGATGGGCTAGAAAAGGCAGGCGTGCCGACGGTAACCGTCGACTACTTCATCGACCCGGTAAAGAACACGGTGCCCAGCATCCGAATGATGGGACAGCTCTTGGGGCGTGAAAAGCAGGCTGAGGACTTCATCACGTACTACGAGCAGAAGGTTCACAGTGTCACGGATCTCCTCGCCGAGAAAAAGCCGACACCAACGCCGACCTTTTTGTGGCGCGCACCTGGCTACTTCGACTGCTGCTCGACCTTCGCGAAGTCCAATCTGGCACAGATCGTCAACTTTGCCGGAGGCAAAAACCTCGGTGATGACATGATCGATGCGAAGCAGGGGCAGGTATCCCCAGAGGCCCTGGCCGGAAAGAATCCCGAGGTCATCATTGCTACGGGCGCGGATTGGGATCAGGGCAAGACCCCGGTTAAGGAAGGGGCCTACGTTCCGCTGGGTTATTCGGAATCGAAGCCGGAGGCGCAAAAGGCGCTAGGTGAGGTCGTCGGCAAGCAGCCCGCTGTGCGTGAGGTCAAAGCGGTGAAGAACAAGCGCACCTTCGTCGCGTGGCACCATTTTTACGATTCGCCCTATAACTTCCTGGCGGTTGAGATGTTTGCAAAGGCAATGCATCCAAGCCTATTTAGTGACATTGATGTGGACCGAGAAGTACGTGATCTCCACGACAAGTTCCTGCCAGTCGAGGCTACCGGAACCTTCTGGGCTGGACTGGAGTGA
- a CDS encoding FecCD family ABC transporter permease produces MHWYRRAARKKWAIIALIALVLAMASLADFLLGGGSMPARDVLYTLLHPTSARPIDHQIVFEIRLPMTVTAVLIGVALAAAGSQMQTILGNPLAEPYTLGVSAAAGFGAALAVVTGFASEGLGAVFGMAGTAWVFAMLACAAILIFSRFRGPGVEGMILLGIAIVFFFDALLALMQYLASETQLEQVVFWTMGSLTRANWVQIGLLAVITVFGLLFFYRNAWSLTAFRMGDDRARSLGIDVARMRALTLVVVSFMAATAVSMAGTIGFIGLVGPHVARLLVGEEQRYFLTASALTGALLLVAASAVSKAIQPGVILPVGIITAIVGVPVFVAIIAGQRREAWAG; encoded by the coding sequence ATGCATTGGTACCGGCGTGCGGCGCGGAAGAAGTGGGCGATAATCGCGCTGATTGCTTTGGTGCTGGCCATGGCGTCGCTTGCGGACTTTCTGCTCGGAGGTGGCAGCATGCCCGCGCGTGATGTTCTGTATACGCTGCTGCACCCAACCAGCGCTCGGCCCATTGACCATCAGATTGTTTTTGAGATCCGGCTTCCCATGACGGTAACTGCGGTACTCATCGGAGTGGCGTTGGCTGCAGCGGGCTCACAGATGCAGACTATTTTGGGAAATCCGCTGGCTGAGCCGTACACCTTAGGCGTGTCCGCTGCAGCGGGCTTCGGTGCAGCTCTTGCTGTGGTTACGGGTTTTGCGTCGGAAGGGCTTGGCGCAGTTTTTGGTATGGCCGGAACCGCGTGGGTTTTCGCGATGCTGGCGTGTGCCGCAATCTTGATTTTCTCGCGGTTCCGCGGCCCCGGTGTGGAAGGCATGATTTTGCTTGGTATTGCCATCGTGTTCTTCTTCGATGCGCTGCTGGCACTAATGCAGTACTTGGCATCAGAAACGCAGCTTGAACAGGTGGTGTTCTGGACCATGGGCAGCCTGACTCGTGCCAATTGGGTCCAGATTGGCCTGCTCGCGGTGATAACTGTGTTTGGTCTGCTCTTCTTCTATAGGAATGCATGGTCGCTGACTGCGTTTCGAATGGGCGATGACCGTGCCCGCTCCCTCGGCATTGACGTCGCTAGAATGCGTGCATTAACGCTGGTTGTGGTTTCTTTTATGGCCGCCACCGCAGTGTCGATGGCCGGCACGATTGGCTTTATCGGCCTGGTGGGCCCGCATGTGGCGCGACTGCTGGTGGGGGAGGAACAACGATATTTTCTCACCGCGTCGGCGCTTACAGGGGCTCTGCTCCTGGTTGCGGCATCGGCAGTGTCGAAGGCGATTCAGCCCGGCGTGATTTTGCCCGTGGGGATCATCACCGCGATTGTGGGCGTGCCGGTTTTCGTCGCCATTATTGCAGGGCAAAGGAGGGAAGCGTGGGCAGGTTAG
- a CDS encoding ABC transporter ATP-binding protein, translating to MTFSYGNRKILDQVDIGPLAPGSVTALVGPNGTGKSTLLRCLAGLESCTGEVAMDSVLYLPQDPPPLSSLTVYESVLLARQQSFSGFAGLRISSKVRADVEETLDQLGLSVLASRMMSQLSGGQRQLVSFAQAVVRRPEVLLLDEPTSALDLRNQLMLLEQVQKNARQLPCAVVMTLHDLAQAARFCSQVLVMSKGRIYSQGKPEEVITDQMLREVYQVHGSVLSTADGGLAVEVGEAI from the coding sequence GTGACCTTTTCCTATGGGAACCGGAAAATCCTAGACCAGGTAGATATTGGACCGCTGGCGCCGGGCAGTGTGACCGCGCTCGTAGGCCCCAACGGGACTGGTAAATCGACTCTGCTCAGGTGCCTTGCCGGATTGGAATCTTGCACTGGCGAAGTCGCCATGGATTCCGTGCTTTACCTGCCCCAAGATCCACCGCCACTGAGTTCTTTGACTGTGTATGAGAGTGTGCTGCTAGCTAGACAGCAATCGTTTTCGGGATTTGCGGGGCTGCGTATCAGTTCAAAAGTGCGTGCCGACGTCGAGGAGACCCTCGACCAACTAGGACTAAGCGTGTTGGCCTCTCGGATGATGTCGCAGCTTTCCGGCGGGCAACGGCAATTGGTGAGCTTCGCGCAGGCCGTCGTCAGGCGTCCAGAGGTCTTGCTTCTCGACGAGCCCACCAGCGCCCTCGATCTGCGCAATCAGCTGATGCTTCTGGAACAGGTCCAAAAAAATGCCCGGCAGCTGCCATGTGCTGTTGTCATGACATTGCACGATCTTGCCCAGGCAGCTCGATTTTGCAGTCAGGTGCTGGTGATGTCGAAAGGGCGGATATACAGTCAGGGCAAACCGGAGGAGGTTATCACCGATCAGATGCTGCGTGAGGTCTATCAAGTGCATGGCTCTGTGTTATCGACAGCTGACGGCGGCCTGGCTGTCGAGGTAGGGGAGGCGATTTAG
- a CDS encoding sodium/glutamate symporter, which produces MRSAPVEYSVFDLLMDVGLISVLLIVGTFMRRHFRWFRNLLIPAPITAGLLGLLLGPEVLGIMPFSSALGSYSTLLIAVVFAAMPYSMTFASRDISKAKNMWAYSAAMFLGQWGIFVLLGILVFAPLFGTDDWFGMILPVGFVGGFGTAAAVGGALDSIGIQEAASLGFTAATVGTLAAIVGGIIFANWGIKTGRTSTLPEKLPWELRSGEITKKSRQPSIGNATTNPSSIEPLALHAGFIAVTVTIAYIIQQLIQDYFENVSIPLFALSFVVGIGGRIFLNIIRRPEYLDPTTVRSISGASTDFLIAFGVASIVPTAVASYWVPLLILFALGVVYCTLFFFVASPLFFGEKWLERGIFGWGWSTAAVATGIALLKIVDPELKSGALNEYGIAYVGYAPIEIAVNIFAPIAVIAGFTLGFGAITTVAAVVIFLIPFFLGWRPGRGERGVRKGRTAAANA; this is translated from the coding sequence ATGAGGAGTGCCCCAGTGGAATACAGCGTTTTTGATTTGTTGATGGACGTGGGGCTGATCTCCGTCCTGCTCATTGTGGGAACGTTCATGCGCCGACACTTCAGATGGTTTCGTAATCTGCTGATTCCCGCGCCGATTACCGCAGGCCTGCTCGGCCTGTTGCTCGGACCGGAGGTGCTGGGAATCATGCCATTCTCATCTGCCCTCGGTAGCTACTCCACGCTGCTCATCGCGGTGGTATTCGCTGCCATGCCGTATTCGATGACTTTTGCCTCTCGAGATATTTCCAAAGCGAAGAACATGTGGGCGTACTCAGCTGCGATGTTTTTAGGGCAGTGGGGCATTTTCGTCCTTCTCGGCATACTGGTATTCGCGCCGCTGTTCGGTACTGATGACTGGTTCGGGATGATTCTTCCCGTCGGTTTCGTCGGTGGCTTTGGTACTGCGGCAGCTGTCGGTGGCGCACTGGATTCCATCGGTATCCAGGAAGCCGCATCCCTGGGCTTTACCGCCGCTACGGTTGGAACGCTGGCTGCGATTGTGGGCGGAATCATCTTCGCAAACTGGGGTATCAAAACAGGCCGCACTTCTACTCTTCCGGAGAAGCTGCCATGGGAGCTGCGCTCGGGTGAGATTACGAAGAAATCTAGGCAGCCGTCAATTGGTAATGCGACGACCAATCCATCCTCCATTGAACCGTTAGCTCTGCATGCGGGTTTCATCGCGGTGACGGTGACCATCGCATACATTATCCAGCAGTTGATTCAGGATTATTTTGAGAACGTCTCCATCCCGCTGTTCGCTCTGTCTTTCGTGGTTGGCATTGGTGGCCGTATCTTCCTCAACATCATTAGGCGGCCGGAGTACCTAGATCCCACGACTGTGAGGTCTATCTCTGGCGCATCTACGGATTTCCTCATCGCCTTCGGTGTGGCCTCGATTGTGCCGACCGCAGTAGCTAGCTACTGGGTTCCGTTGCTTATCCTGTTTGCCCTGGGGGTGGTGTATTGCACGCTGTTCTTCTTCGTGGCTTCACCACTCTTCTTCGGCGAAAAGTGGCTAGAGCGTGGCATCTTTGGCTGGGGATGGTCAACTGCTGCGGTGGCAACTGGTATCGCGCTTTTGAAGATTGTCGACCCGGAGCTAAAGTCCGGTGCCCTGAACGAATACGGCATCGCATATGTGGGCTACGCGCCGATTGAAATTGCCGTCAATATTTTCGCGCCAATTGCCGTCATCGCAGGTTTCACGCTGGGTTTCGGTGCGATTACTACGGTTGCCGCAGTGGTGATTTTCTTGATTCCGTTCTTCCTCGGTTGGCGGCCGGGTAGGGGAGAAAGGGGCGTTAGGAAGGGTAGAACAGCTGCTGCCAACGCTTAA
- a CDS encoding 1,4-dihydroxy-2-naphthoyl-CoA synthase, which produces MAHTENREYSTDNPFRPEQWKTVDGFENLTDITYHRHAGEGRVNGIVRIAFDRPEVRNAFRPHTVDELYRALDHARRTPDVGVVLLTGNGPSPKDGGWAFCSGGDQRIRGRSGYQYATSHDSDVVHADASSVDEARAKVEGGRLHILEVQRLIRTMPKVVIAVVNGWAAGGGHSLHVVCDLTLASRQEARFKQTDADVGSFDAGYGSAYLAKQVGQKFAREIFFLGRSYDAETMHRMGAVNEVADHGELEDVAVEWGRMINGKSPTAQRMLKFAFNLTDDGLMGQQVFAGEATRLAYMTDEAVEGKEAFLEKRDPNWDEFPFYY; this is translated from the coding sequence ATGGCACACACCGAAAACCGTGAATACTCCACCGACAATCCATTCCGTCCCGAGCAGTGGAAGACCGTCGATGGCTTCGAGAACCTAACAGACATCACTTACCACCGCCACGCCGGCGAGGGCCGTGTCAACGGCATCGTGCGCATTGCCTTTGACCGCCCGGAGGTTCGCAACGCATTCCGCCCGCACACAGTCGACGAGCTCTACCGCGCCCTCGATCACGCGCGCCGCACACCGGACGTGGGCGTGGTGCTGCTGACCGGCAACGGCCCCTCGCCGAAGGACGGCGGCTGGGCATTCTGCTCCGGCGGTGACCAGCGCATTCGTGGCCGCTCGGGCTACCAGTACGCCACCTCACACGACTCCGACGTAGTGCATGCCGACGCCTCCAGCGTCGATGAGGCGCGTGCGAAAGTCGAGGGCGGACGCCTCCACATCCTGGAAGTGCAGCGCCTGATTCGCACCATGCCCAAGGTTGTCATTGCCGTGGTCAACGGTTGGGCTGCCGGCGGCGGTCACTCCCTGCACGTGGTATGCGACCTGACCCTGGCGTCGCGCCAAGAAGCCCGCTTCAAGCAGACCGACGCCGACGTCGGATCCTTCGACGCCGGATACGGCTCGGCGTACCTGGCAAAGCAGGTCGGCCAGAAGTTCGCCCGCGAGATTTTCTTTCTCGGCCGCTCCTACGATGCTGAGACGATGCACCGCATGGGCGCCGTTAACGAGGTCGCCGATCACGGCGAACTGGAGGACGTCGCCGTCGAGTGGGGCCGCATGATCAACGGCAAGTCCCCAACTGCGCAGCGCATGCTGAAGTTCGCCTTCAACCTCACCGACGACGGCCTCATGGGCCAGCAAGTCTTCGCAGGTGAAGCAACGCGCCTGGCCTACATGACAGATGAGGCCGTTGAGGGCAAGGAGGCCTTCCTGGAAAAGCGCGACCCGAACTGGGACGAGTTTCCCTTCTACTACTAG
- a CDS encoding o-succinylbenzoate synthase: protein MRVMSANANNPSSLTPKPSLDDILSRAHVVALPMAVKFRGVTTREALLIDGPAGWGEFAPFLEYDARESATWLRSAIECAYFGLPTPLRDSVEVNATIPSVSPGEVRNVVKRYPGCRTFKVKVAERGQLLADDISRVHAVRVAVRDLYGIEPVIRVDANRGWSVAEAIRAAHELGELEYMEQPVASVAELRQVRDAVGDFCRVAADESIRRADDPYLVVREKAADVGVMKVAPLGGPRRLLRLAGELSLDVTVASALDTGVGIAAGLYTAAALPATATQPMPAAAGLATSSLFVEDVIEPRPLVDGRLPVANPVPDPARLAELAASHERRDWWFERVRQCYPFL, encoded by the coding sequence ATGAGAGTTATGTCCGCCAACGCCAACAATCCCTCCAGCCTCACGCCGAAGCCCTCCCTCGACGACATCCTCTCCCGCGCTCACGTCGTCGCGCTTCCGATGGCTGTGAAGTTCCGCGGTGTCACTACCCGCGAGGCCCTCCTAATCGACGGCCCCGCCGGATGGGGCGAGTTTGCCCCCTTCCTCGAATACGATGCCCGAGAGTCTGCCACGTGGCTGCGCTCGGCTATCGAGTGCGCCTATTTTGGCCTGCCCACTCCGCTTCGCGATTCGGTCGAGGTCAATGCCACCATTCCTTCGGTATCGCCGGGTGAGGTTCGCAACGTCGTAAAGCGCTACCCGGGCTGCCGCACTTTCAAGGTCAAGGTTGCGGAGCGTGGTCAATTGCTTGCCGACGACATCTCCCGCGTCCACGCCGTGCGCGTAGCGGTGCGGGATCTCTACGGGATTGAGCCGGTTATTCGCGTTGATGCGAACCGTGGGTGGAGCGTGGCCGAGGCGATTCGCGCAGCTCACGAGTTAGGCGAGTTGGAGTACATGGAGCAGCCCGTGGCAAGCGTTGCGGAGCTGCGCCAGGTTCGCGATGCCGTGGGGGATTTCTGCCGGGTGGCGGCGGATGAGTCGATACGCAGGGCGGACGATCCGTACCTGGTCGTGCGGGAGAAAGCTGCGGACGTCGGCGTGATGAAGGTCGCGCCGCTTGGCGGTCCGCGGCGCCTGCTGCGCCTGGCGGGGGAGTTGTCGTTGGACGTCACGGTCGCCAGTGCCTTGGACACCGGGGTGGGGATTGCGGCGGGGCTGTACACGGCGGCGGCGCTGCCTGCGACTGCGACGCAGCCCATGCCCGCCGCAGCTGGTCTGGCCACGTCCTCGCTGTTTGTGGAGGATGTTATCGAGCCGCGCCCCCTCGTCGATGGCCGCCTTCCGGTGGCGAATCCTGTTCCGGACCCCGCACGCCTGGCGGAGCTCGCTGCGAGCCACGAGCGCCGCGATTGGTGGTTCGAGCGCGTGCGTCAGTGCTATCCGTTCCTGTAG
- a CDS encoding MFS transporter — protein sequence MFSVLQGPTFRKLFAAQVIALVGTGLLTVALGLLAFDIAGDAAGAVLGTALTIKMVAYVGLSPVISAVAARIPRKPLLIGADLVRVGIAACLPFVTQTWQIYVLIFILQSASAAFTPAFQSTIPAILPEERDYTKALSLSRLAYDLESVVSPMLAAALLTVMSFHNLFVGTALGFAASALLVARTVLPAAPMRAESPFRERLTCGVRLMFGLRELRGIQGINLAVAAVQSMVIVNTVVLVRDYLDRPQSDVAVLLGAFGAGSMLVALAMPRLSRTFRDFRMMLAGATAAVALLGVFGLAVPSLADAPSAPTATTSWALVLVAWLVLGAAVSLMLTPLSNVIAGASTESTRPALFAAQFSLSHACFLITYPLAGLAGSVLGLSATCAILVGVGALGVAIAARNR from the coding sequence ATGTTCAGCGTCTTGCAGGGCCCCACCTTTAGAAAGCTCTTTGCGGCCCAGGTTATCGCACTAGTCGGAACCGGTCTCCTCACAGTCGCCCTCGGACTCCTGGCCTTCGACATCGCAGGGGATGCGGCAGGCGCGGTCCTCGGCACGGCCCTGACGATCAAGATGGTCGCCTACGTCGGACTTTCCCCGGTGATCTCCGCAGTCGCCGCCCGCATCCCGCGCAAGCCCCTGCTTATCGGCGCCGACCTCGTGCGCGTCGGCATTGCCGCCTGCCTGCCGTTTGTCACACAAACCTGGCAGATTTACGTTCTGATCTTTATCCTCCAATCCGCCTCCGCCGCTTTCACTCCGGCCTTCCAGTCAACGATCCCCGCGATCCTGCCGGAGGAGCGCGACTACACCAAGGCCCTGTCGCTGTCCCGCCTCGCTTACGACCTGGAATCCGTCGTAAGCCCAATGCTGGCGGCAGCCCTGCTGACGGTGATGAGTTTCCATAATCTCTTCGTCGGCACCGCTCTCGGCTTCGCAGCTTCTGCGCTTCTTGTGGCCCGAACTGTCCTGCCTGCCGCTCCAATGCGCGCCGAGTCTCCGTTCCGCGAGCGCCTGACCTGCGGTGTTCGCCTCATGTTCGGCCTCCGGGAGCTGCGCGGGATCCAGGGCATCAACCTCGCCGTCGCCGCTGTGCAGTCGATGGTGATCGTTAACACCGTGGTCCTCGTGCGCGACTACCTCGACCGCCCGCAGTCGGACGTCGCGGTGCTGCTTGGCGCGTTTGGTGCCGGCTCGATGCTGGTGGCGCTCGCGATGCCGCGGCTATCGCGCACGTTCCGCGACTTCCGCATGATGCTCGCCGGGGCCACCGCCGCCGTCGCGCTGTTGGGCGTGTTTGGGCTCGCCGTCCCTTCGCTTGCCGACGCCCCCTCGGCCCCAACCGCCACCACCTCCTGGGCGTTGGTGCTGGTTGCCTGGCTTGTTCTCGGTGCTGCGGTGTCGTTGATGCTGACACCATTGTCGAACGTCATTGCCGGTGCAAGTACCGAGTCGACCCGTCCGGCACTGTTTGCGGCGCAGTTTTCGCTGTCGCACGCGTGCTTCCTCATTACCTACCCGCTGGCTGGTCTGGCGGGCTCAGTGCTGGGACTTTCGGCGACGTGCGCAATTTTGGTGGGTGTCGGTGCCCTTGGCGTCGCAATTGCCGCACGAAATCGGTAA